One window from the genome of Mustela lutreola isolate mMusLut2 chromosome 11, mMusLut2.pri, whole genome shotgun sequence encodes:
- the LOC131811393 gene encoding uncharacterized protein LOC131811393 — MTSGTGSSRVLPASQSPSSILPHHKEAVRGGQKRRSLFGSFLLSPGTWSGTAKVLCPHQVCPEADRYACWAPRASERLSYVGIWAPFQGPLCHFLATFMHTEVVRWGRLLKAQPCWEPSTASEEWYQPTQCPSVAGQHTHFTDVETETPEKGVASPSDEQHPTSRFCSLPIHDGRQLLTSAVMTVFIIYLFFPSVLFQPTPPPISRMAAWALWRRRATKESSGLFADPWGKWSSPARSWGSVLPSQEASAGPTVKQRKRLGQEEQLSQPGPAGSASPKGGGRKCQPPRELAGSSPQGLGAMTSSSISSFYDLPTRPSSDAGRPPLAACSPGLRAP; from the coding sequence ATGACCTCAGGCACTGGGTCCAGCCGGGTCCTACCTGCCTCGCAGTCTCCCTCCTCCATCTTGCCACATCACAAGGAGGCTGTGAGGGGAGGACAGAAGAGGAGGAGCCTCTttggctccttccttctctctcccggGACCTGGTCAGGCACCGCAAAGGTGCTCTGTCCGCACCAGGTCTGCCCAGAAGCAGACCGATATGCTTGCTGGGCCCCTAgagcctcagagaggttaagctacGTGGGCATCTGGGCACCATTCCAGGGGCCTCTGTGTCATTTCCTGGCGACCTTCATGCACACAGAAGTTGTTAGGTGGGGCAGGCTGTTAAAGGCCCAACCTTGCTGGGAACCCAGCACAGCATCTGAGGAATGGTACCAACCCACTCAGTGTCCCTCTGTTGCAGGCCAAcacactcattttacagatgtagaaactgagaCCCCAGAGAAGGGAGTGGCAAGCCCTTCTGATGAGCAACACCCCACTTCTAGATTCTGTTCTCTCCCAATCCACGATGGCAGGCAGCTTCTCACATCAGCAGTAATgactgtatttattatttatttatttttcccctccgTACTCttccagcccaccccaccccccatcagcAGGATGGCTGCTTGGGCCCTTTGGAGGCGAAGGGCTACAAAGGAGAGCTCGGGGCTGTTTGCAGATCCTTGGGGGAAATGGAGCTCCCCAGCAAGAAGTTGGGGTTCTGTCCTCCCCTCCCAGGAGGCCAGCGCGGGTCCAACAGTGAAGCAGAGGAAAAGGTTAGGTCAAGAAGAGCAGCTTTCCCAGCCTGGGCCCGCGGGCTCTGCTTCTCCAAAGGGAGGTGGCAGGAAGTGTCAGCCACCAAGGGAACTGGCGGGGTCCAGCCCCCAGGGCCTGGGTGCAATGACCTCATCAAGCATTTCCAGCTTTTATGATCtgccaacaaggccctcaagtgACGCAGGCCGACCTCCCCTTGCAGCCTGTTCTCCCGGGCTCCGGGCTCCGTGA